The Pseudarthrobacter sulfonivorans genome includes a window with the following:
- the metG gene encoding methionine--tRNA ligase, whose amino-acid sequence MSATAKTPFYITTAITYPNGVPHIGHAYEYIATDAMARFKRLDGFDVMFLTGTDEHGMKIAQAAEKEGVTPKELVDRNAEVYKSAHAALGITYDRFIRTTDADHYAASQAIWKKMEANGDVYLSKYEGWYSVRDEAFYVEDDTLVKDDGVRYSKETDTEVTWTAEESYFFRLSSYQDRLLALYEAQPEFGAPQSRFNEVISFVKRGLEDLSISRTTFDWGVPVPGNDKHVMYVWVDALTNYLTGVGYPDVESESFKKFWPADVHVIGKDISRFHAIYWPAFLMSAGLELPKRVMIHGFLHNNGVKMSKSLGNVVAPADFVAQYGLDQVRFFFLREVPFGADGSYNHEAIVGRMNSDLANNFGNLAQRSLSMVAKNCEGRVPVPGAFTAEDTAILAQANGLLETARAAFEKQEFSRALEAIWGVLGDTNAYFAEQAPWVLRKTDVERMNTVLYVTLEVLRIVAILAQPVMPTATAALLDTLGQPDGGSRQFSALTTPIVAGTPLPAPAPVFPKYEEPAEA is encoded by the coding sequence GTGAGCGCAACAGCCAAAACCCCGTTCTACATCACCACGGCCATCACCTACCCGAACGGTGTTCCGCACATCGGACATGCCTACGAGTACATCGCCACCGACGCCATGGCGCGCTTCAAGCGGCTGGACGGCTTTGACGTGATGTTCCTGACGGGCACGGATGAGCACGGTATGAAGATTGCGCAGGCGGCCGAGAAGGAAGGCGTCACGCCCAAGGAGCTGGTGGACCGCAACGCGGAAGTCTACAAGTCTGCCCACGCCGCGCTGGGGATCACCTACGACCGCTTCATCCGGACCACGGACGCTGACCACTACGCCGCGTCGCAGGCCATCTGGAAGAAGATGGAAGCCAACGGCGATGTCTACCTGTCCAAGTACGAGGGCTGGTACTCCGTCCGGGACGAGGCCTTCTACGTGGAGGACGACACCCTGGTCAAGGACGACGGCGTGCGGTACTCCAAGGAGACGGACACCGAGGTGACGTGGACGGCTGAGGAGAGCTACTTCTTCCGGCTGTCCTCCTACCAGGACCGCCTGCTGGCGCTGTACGAGGCCCAACCGGAGTTCGGAGCACCGCAGTCCCGCTTCAACGAGGTCATCAGCTTCGTCAAGCGCGGCCTCGAAGACCTGTCGATCAGCCGCACCACGTTCGACTGGGGTGTCCCCGTCCCCGGCAACGACAAGCACGTGATGTACGTCTGGGTTGACGCGCTCACCAACTACCTGACCGGCGTCGGCTACCCGGACGTCGAGTCGGAATCCTTCAAGAAGTTCTGGCCCGCCGATGTGCATGTGATCGGCAAGGACATCTCACGGTTCCACGCCATCTACTGGCCGGCGTTCCTGATGAGCGCCGGCCTTGAGCTGCCCAAGCGCGTCATGATCCACGGCTTCCTGCACAACAACGGTGTGAAGATGTCCAAGTCGCTCGGCAACGTGGTGGCACCGGCAGACTTCGTGGCGCAGTACGGGCTGGACCAGGTACGGTTCTTCTTCCTCCGAGAGGTCCCGTTCGGCGCCGACGGCAGCTACAACCACGAAGCCATCGTGGGCCGCATGAACTCGGACCTGGCCAACAACTTCGGCAACCTGGCGCAGCGTTCGCTGTCCATGGTGGCCAAGAACTGCGAGGGCCGGGTCCCGGTTCCGGGTGCCTTCACGGCTGAAGACACCGCGATCCTGGCACAGGCCAACGGGCTCCTGGAGACTGCCCGGGCCGCCTTCGAAAAGCAGGAATTCAGCCGCGCACTCGAGGCCATCTGGGGCGTCCTGGGGGACACCAACGCCTACTTTGCCGAGCAGGCTCCCTGGGTACTGCGGAAGACCGACGTCGAACGCATGAACACCGTGCTGTACGTGACGCTGGAAGTGCTGCGCATCGTGGCTATCCTGGCCCAGCCAGTGATGCCCACCGCCACGGCCGCGCTGTTGGACACCTTGGGACAGCCCGACGGCGGATCCCGCCAGTTCTCCGCGCTCACCACACCTATTGTCGCCGGAACTCCGCTGCCGGCTCCGGCGCCCGTCTTCCCCAAGTATGAGGAACCGGCCGAAGCCTAG
- a CDS encoding 3-isopropylmalate dehydrogenase, whose protein sequence is MSASTINLAVIPGDGIGPEVIAEALKVLEKAVAAEGVVLEQTHYQLGAEHWLATGETLPDEVLADLRTRDAILFGAVGAAPGDTRIPSGIIEREMLLKLRFSLDHYVNLRPSRLYGTVGSPLANPGTIDFIVVREGTEGPYVGNGGSLRTGTPHEVATEVSLNTAYGVERVVRDAFRRASARERKHVTLVHKHNVLVYAGHLWKRTVEAVAQEFPEVTHDYLHVDAATIFMVTDPSRFDVIVTDNLFGDILTDLAAAITGGIGLAASGNINMDRTAPSMFEPVHGSAPDIAGQQKADPTAAILSAVLLLDHLGYTAAARRIEAAVIADVETRDGGARSTSAVGDAIAAAL, encoded by the coding sequence ATGAGCGCATCCACGATCAATCTCGCTGTCATTCCCGGTGACGGCATTGGCCCAGAGGTCATTGCCGAGGCACTGAAGGTCCTTGAAAAGGCTGTCGCCGCTGAAGGCGTTGTCCTCGAGCAGACCCACTACCAGCTCGGTGCCGAGCACTGGCTGGCCACCGGCGAGACCCTTCCGGATGAGGTCCTCGCCGACCTGCGGACACGGGACGCGATCCTCTTCGGTGCTGTTGGTGCCGCCCCCGGCGACACCCGGATTCCGTCCGGCATCATCGAGCGGGAGATGCTGCTCAAGCTCCGCTTCAGCCTGGACCACTACGTCAACCTGCGGCCGTCGCGGCTGTACGGAACAGTCGGGAGCCCGCTGGCCAATCCCGGCACCATCGATTTTATCGTCGTCCGTGAGGGAACCGAGGGTCCATATGTGGGCAACGGTGGCTCGCTTCGCACCGGCACACCCCACGAGGTGGCCACCGAGGTCTCACTGAACACGGCATATGGCGTGGAGCGCGTTGTCCGCGATGCCTTCCGCCGCGCCAGCGCCCGGGAACGCAAGCATGTGACCCTGGTGCACAAGCACAACGTCCTGGTCTACGCCGGCCACCTGTGGAAGCGCACCGTCGAGGCGGTGGCCCAGGAATTCCCGGAGGTCACCCACGATTACCTGCACGTTGATGCGGCCACCATCTTTATGGTCACCGACCCCTCACGCTTCGATGTCATTGTCACCGACAACCTCTTCGGCGACATCCTCACTGACCTCGCTGCAGCCATCACCGGCGGCATCGGGCTGGCGGCGTCGGGCAACATCAACATGGACCGCACCGCCCCGTCCATGTTTGAACCGGTCCACGGTTCGGCCCCGGACATCGCCGGACAGCAGAAGGCAGATCCCACCGCGGCCATCCTGTCGGCGGTGCTCCTGCTGGACCACCTCGGCTACACCGCCGCGGCCCGCAGGATCGAAGCTGCGGTGATCGCCGACGTCGAAACCCGCGACGGCGGCGCCCGCAGTACCAGCGCCGTCGGGGACGCCATCGCCGCAGCGCTCTAG
- a CDS encoding class F sortase has translation MDSDGRLFTAKSIVFVALCGVLAYLAFAFLPLLAGPGASPTVTGVAVQPTAPTPVPATPTPSVDTGTPVPAGPAASPPQRLVYPAADIDVVVHPLEPTGEDQATQTIVPPPTMDGYWLSPYGAPGAGSVNTTYIAGHSWTDRDAPFNRLSTHAAAGDRLTVATATGEVAYLVDSVTTYEKSGLKDSRIWQVAPNRLVLISCYTGDAWGTNVVVVASPEDPLLRLSK, from the coding sequence ATGGACAGCGATGGAAGGCTCTTCACCGCCAAGAGCATTGTCTTTGTGGCGCTGTGTGGAGTGCTGGCCTACCTGGCGTTCGCATTTCTGCCACTCCTGGCCGGGCCGGGAGCGTCGCCGACGGTGACCGGGGTTGCTGTGCAGCCGACGGCCCCAACTCCAGTGCCAGCCACCCCCACACCCTCGGTGGATACCGGCACGCCCGTCCCGGCCGGTCCGGCGGCGTCGCCGCCGCAGCGGCTGGTGTACCCGGCCGCTGACATCGATGTGGTGGTCCATCCGCTCGAACCCACCGGCGAGGACCAGGCCACCCAGACCATCGTGCCGCCCCCCACCATGGACGGCTACTGGCTGTCGCCTTACGGTGCCCCCGGCGCGGGCTCGGTCAATACCACCTATATTGCCGGGCATAGCTGGACGGACCGGGATGCGCCTTTCAACCGGCTGAGTACACACGCGGCGGCAGGTGACAGGCTGACCGTGGCCACAGCCACGGGCGAAGTGGCCTACCTGGTGGATTCAGTGACTACCTACGAAAAATCCGGGCTCAAAGACAGCCGCATCTGGCAGGTGGCACCCAACAGGCTGGTCCTGATTTCCTGCTATACGGGTGATGCCTGGGGCACCAACGTGGTGGTGGTGGCCTCACCGGAGGACCCACTCCTCCGTCTCAGTAAATGA
- a CDS encoding MBL fold metallo-hydrolase, translated as MNSTSSGIPVAASPLTAFFLAPNPGPMSLDGTNSYVISAPGASTSVVVDPGPADEGHLRRLADVGPVELILVTHRHADHTAGSQRLHELTGAPVRAADPRHCHRGETLQDGETIHAAGVSIRVLATPGHTSDCVCFHLPDDGPHGSILTGDTILGRGTTMLDYPDGRLGDYLESLDRLEALGQATVLPAHGPVLPSLEAITRAYREHRQERLAQIRAALVRLGGDATVADVADAVYADVDPSVRRAAEMSVAAQLDYLRGLPGA; from the coding sequence GTGAACTCCACCTCGAGCGGCATTCCAGTCGCTGCCAGCCCACTGACGGCTTTCTTCCTGGCACCCAACCCCGGGCCCATGAGCCTGGACGGCACCAATTCGTACGTCATCTCCGCCCCCGGCGCCAGTACATCCGTGGTGGTGGATCCGGGTCCTGCGGACGAAGGCCACCTCCGCCGCCTCGCGGATGTGGGCCCCGTGGAACTCATTCTGGTGACGCATCGGCATGCCGACCACACCGCAGGCTCACAGCGCCTCCATGAGCTCACCGGCGCCCCCGTCCGCGCGGCCGATCCCCGGCACTGCCACCGCGGCGAGACCCTGCAGGACGGTGAAACCATCCACGCGGCGGGTGTTTCCATCCGGGTCCTGGCCACGCCGGGTCACACCTCCGATTGCGTCTGCTTCCACCTTCCCGACGACGGCCCGCACGGTTCCATACTGACCGGCGACACCATCCTGGGCCGCGGCACCACAATGCTGGACTACCCTGACGGCAGGCTGGGGGACTACCTCGAGTCCCTGGACCGGCTCGAAGCCCTTGGCCAGGCCACCGTCCTGCCGGCCCACGGCCCGGTTCTGCCCTCCCTGGAGGCCATCACCCGTGCCTACCGCGAGCACCGGCAGGAGCGGCTGGCGCAGATCCGCGCAGCGCTGGTCCGGCTCGGCGGGGACGCCACGGTGGCGGACGTGGCAGACGCCGTGTACGCCGACGTCGACCCTTCCGTTCGGCGGGCGGCCGAAATGTCGGTGGCCGCGCAGCTCGACTACCTCCGTGGACTGCCCGGCGCCTGA
- a CDS encoding branched-chain amino acid aminotransferase gives MTQTAHGVEFNQQLSATPKSAEERAAILANPGFGNYFTDHTAVVDYSVDEQGEGGWHNARVEAYGPISLDPSAAVLHYGQEIFEGLKAYRHADGSIWTFRPEANAARLNKSARRLALPELPEEYFLGAIRELVQADKEWVPAGDGEALYLRPFMIATEAFLGVRAAREVSFRVIASPAGNYFGGELKPVSIWISREYARAGRGGTGAAKCGGNYAASLIAQQEAEANGCKQVLFLDHFNDNAVEELGGMNVFFVMKDGSLVTPALSGTILEGVTRMSVIQVAKDMGREVAERKITLDEWRDGVASGEIAEVFACGTAAVITPIGVLKDTTEFIGSEDAKAGETTMAIRERLLGIQTGTVPDTHGWLTRLA, from the coding sequence ATGACTCAGACCGCCCATGGCGTCGAATTTAACCAGCAGCTCTCGGCAACCCCGAAGTCAGCTGAAGAGCGTGCAGCCATCCTGGCCAACCCGGGATTTGGCAATTACTTCACCGACCACACCGCCGTCGTCGACTACAGCGTGGACGAGCAAGGCGAGGGTGGCTGGCACAACGCCCGCGTTGAGGCCTACGGACCCATCTCCCTGGACCCGTCTGCCGCGGTGCTGCACTACGGCCAGGAGATCTTCGAAGGCCTCAAGGCATACCGCCACGCTGACGGCTCAATCTGGACCTTCCGTCCGGAGGCCAACGCGGCCCGCCTGAACAAGTCGGCCCGACGCCTGGCACTTCCGGAACTGCCCGAGGAATACTTCCTCGGCGCCATCCGGGAACTGGTGCAGGCGGACAAGGAATGGGTTCCCGCCGGTGACGGCGAGGCCCTGTACCTGCGCCCGTTCATGATCGCCACGGAGGCGTTCCTGGGTGTCCGGGCAGCGCGGGAGGTGTCCTTCCGGGTGATCGCATCGCCCGCCGGCAACTACTTCGGCGGCGAACTCAAGCCCGTGTCCATCTGGATCTCCCGCGAGTACGCCCGCGCAGGCCGCGGCGGCACCGGTGCGGCCAAGTGCGGCGGCAACTACGCCGCCTCCCTGATCGCCCAGCAGGAAGCCGAAGCCAACGGCTGCAAGCAGGTGCTGTTCCTGGACCACTTCAATGACAACGCCGTAGAGGAACTCGGCGGCATGAACGTTTTCTTCGTGATGAAGGACGGCTCGCTGGTGACGCCCGCGCTGAGCGGGACAATCCTGGAGGGCGTCACCCGGATGTCCGTCATCCAGGTGGCCAAGGACATGGGCCGCGAGGTCGCCGAGCGCAAGATCACCCTGGATGAATGGCGCGACGGCGTTGCCTCGGGCGAGATCGCCGAGGTCTTCGCCTGCGGCACCGCAGCGGTGATCACCCCGATCGGTGTCCTCAAGGACACCACCGAATTCATCGGCTCCGAGGACGCGAAGGCGGGGGAGACCACCATGGCCATCCGCGAACGGCTCCTCGGCATCCAGACCGGAACCGTGCCGGATACCCACGGCTGGCTGACCCGCCTGGCCTAA